One part of the Acinetobacter sp. TR3 genome encodes these proteins:
- a CDS encoding type II toxin-antitoxin system RelE/ParE family toxin produces the protein MKVIFAKQAENDLEQIADFIAQDNPQRALSFILELEQKCLSIGGMPKAFPIVPELIELGIRRRVYQNYSIFFCITSGHIFIVRVLNSVMNYTALFES, from the coding sequence ATGAAAGTGATTTTTGCTAAACAGGCTGAAAATGATTTAGAGCAGATCGCTGACTTCATCGCCCAGGATAATCCCCAACGTGCCTTGTCTTTTATCCTAGAACTGGAGCAGAAATGCTTGTCAATTGGTGGAATGCCTAAAGCCTTTCCAATCGTTCCAGAACTAATTGAATTGGGTATTCGCAGACGTGTATATCAAAATTATTCAATATTTTTCTGTATTACATCGGGTCATATTTTCATTGTTCGAGTGCTAAATTCAGTCATGAACTACACGGCACTATTTGAAAGTTAA